Proteins encoded in a region of the Aquila chrysaetos chrysaetos chromosome 25, bAquChr1.4, whole genome shotgun sequence genome:
- the NDUFAB1 gene encoding acyl carrier protein, mitochondrial isoform X1, with the protein MEDFCGGRRRGLPPPARTPTTGGARRFSCRRGGRPAGEGLPGAVCALGPVPGRPGVCDAIKPFAFGTAPCLLPPRGGGGGNRPGLGGVCPAARGRCRCRAPRVAAPPRRGGCRERRGARWEQVTMAARVLSACVRRLLPRPPPPAPRPAALGTLCPRRPRAPSGSGPAPPLAQPLAQVPRAAWPPCRRFSDLPPLTLADIKDRVLYVLKLYDKIDPEKLTAESHFMKDLGLDSLDQVEIIMAMEDEFGFEIPDGDAEKLMCPQEIVDYIADKKDVYE; encoded by the exons ATGGAGGACTTCTGTGGGGGGAGGCGGCGAGGACTCCCACCACCGGCGAGGACCCCCACCaccggcggggcccggcgctTCAGCTGCCGCCGGGGGGGGCGGCCTGCGGGTGaggggctgcccggggctgtATGTGCGCTCGGGCCGGTCCCCGGGCGCCCCGGTGTGTGCGATGCCATTAAACCTTTTGCCTTCGGAACGGCTCCGTGCCTGCtgccgccgcggggcggggggggggggaaccggccggggctcggcggggTCTGCCCGGCCGCTAGGGGTCGCTGCCGCTGCCGCGCCCCGCGCGtggcggccccgccccgccgcgggggctgccgggagCGGCGCGGTGCCCGCTGGGAACAGGTCACCATGGCGGCCCGTGTCCTCTCGGCCTGCGTCCGCCGGCTCCTGCCCCGgccgcctccgcccgccccgcggcccgccGCGCTCGGCACCCTCTgtccccgccgcccgcgggctCCGTCGGGCtcgggcccggccccgccgctggCGCAGCCGTTGGCGCAG GTGCCGCGGGCGGCGTGGCCGCCGTGCCGCCGCTTCTCCGACCTGCCGCCCTTGACCTTGGCGGACATCAAGGACCGCGTTCTCTACGTCCTCAAGCTGTACGACAAGATCGACCCGGAGAAG CTCACAGCAGAGTCCCACTTCATGAAAGACCTGGGTTTGGACAGTTTGGACCAAGTGGAAATCATCATGGCTATGGAAGACGAATTTG GATTTGAAATTCCTGATGGAGATGCAGAAAAGTTAATGTGTCCACAAGAGATTGTAGATTACATTGCAGATAAGAAGGATGTTTATGAATAA
- the NDUFAB1 gene encoding acyl carrier protein, mitochondrial isoform X2: MEDFCGGRRRGLPPPARTPTTGGARRFSCRRGGRPAGEGLPGAVCALGPVPGRPGVCDAIKPFAFGTAPCLLPPRGGGGGNRPGLGGVCPAARGRCRCRAPRVAAPPRRGGCRERRGARWEQVTMAARVLSACVRRLLPRPPPPAPRPAALGTLCPRRPRAPSGSGPAPPLAQVPRAAWPPCRRFSDLPPLTLADIKDRVLYVLKLYDKIDPEKLTAESHFMKDLGLDSLDQVEIIMAMEDEFGFEIPDGDAEKLMCPQEIVDYIADKKDVYE; this comes from the exons ATGGAGGACTTCTGTGGGGGGAGGCGGCGAGGACTCCCACCACCGGCGAGGACCCCCACCaccggcggggcccggcgctTCAGCTGCCGCCGGGGGGGGCGGCCTGCGGGTGaggggctgcccggggctgtATGTGCGCTCGGGCCGGTCCCCGGGCGCCCCGGTGTGTGCGATGCCATTAAACCTTTTGCCTTCGGAACGGCTCCGTGCCTGCtgccgccgcggggcggggggggggggaaccggccggggctcggcggggTCTGCCCGGCCGCTAGGGGTCGCTGCCGCTGCCGCGCCCCGCGCGtggcggccccgccccgccgcgggggctgccgggagCGGCGCGGTGCCCGCTGGGAACAGGTCACCATGGCGGCCCGTGTCCTCTCGGCCTGCGTCCGCCGGCTCCTGCCCCGgccgcctccgcccgccccgcggcccgccGCGCTCGGCACCCTCTgtccccgccgcccgcgggctCCGTCGGGCtcgggcccggccccgccgctggC GCAGGTGCCGCGGGCGGCGTGGCCGCCGTGCCGCCGCTTCTCCGACCTGCCGCCCTTGACCTTGGCGGACATCAAGGACCGCGTTCTCTACGTCCTCAAGCTGTACGACAAGATCGACCCGGAGAAG CTCACAGCAGAGTCCCACTTCATGAAAGACCTGGGTTTGGACAGTTTGGACCAAGTGGAAATCATCATGGCTATGGAAGACGAATTTG GATTTGAAATTCCTGATGGAGATGCAGAAAAGTTAATGTGTCCACAAGAGATTGTAGATTACATTGCAGATAAGAAGGATGTTTATGAATAA